One region of Serinus canaria isolate serCan28SL12 chromosome 25, serCan2020, whole genome shotgun sequence genomic DNA includes:
- the NOP9 gene encoding nucleolar protein 9, with the protein MTVLDPPGLRELFRGHLRGHLRGVASHRVANHGLQRLLDHAPEDVVSEVLSELGPALEEPLARGHPGVVLALLGAAQRHPRLQGEALRWLFQALRCWAPPHHPQCVTALAQLRPLEGGDSEKGAEPEPLLVSPCGSRALQSLLHFRDPSPVLRALRALPRPALPALARSGPGSRLWDAILASKTVPKPAKKRLLKRLQGHWAALAKDRSGSRVLDTAWACSPLPQRVLMAAELAPHLPELLRDPLGRGAARTLGLELFRRDRPRWEGLHRGRGLPL; encoded by the exons ATGACAGTCCTGGACCCCCCGGGGCTCCGGGAGCTCTTCCGGGGTCACCTGCGGGGTCACCTGAGGGGCGTGGCCTCGCACCGAGTGGCCAATCACGGCCTGCAGCGGCTCCTTGACCACGCCCCTGAAGATGTG GTGTCGGAGGTGCTGTCGGAGCTGGGCCCCGCCCTGGAGGAGCCGCTGGCCCGGGGCCACCCCGGGGtggtcctggccctgctgggggcGGCCCAGAGACACCCCCGGCTCCAGGGGGAGGCGCTCCGGTGGCTCTTCCAG GCCCTGCGCTGCTGGGCCCCGCCCCACCACCCCCAGTGCGTCACCGCCCTGGCCCAGCTCCGCCCCCTGGAGGGCGGGGACAGCGAGAAAGGGGCGGAGCCTGAG cccctcctggtgtcGCCGTGCGGTTCCCGCGCTCTGCAGTCGCTCCTGCACTTCCGGGACCCCTCCCCCGTGCTGCGCGCGCTGCGGGCGCTGCCCCGCCCGGCGCTGCCGGCGCTGGCCCGGAGCGGCCCCGGGAGCCGCCTCTGGGACGCGATTTTGGCCTCCAAAACCGTCCCCAAACCCGCCAAAAAGCGGCTCCTGAAACGCCTCCAG GGGCACTGGGCGGCGCTGGCCAAGGATCGCAGCGGGAGCCGAGTGCTGGACACGGCCTGGgcctgcagccccctcccccagAGGGTCCTGATGGCCGCTGAATTGG CCCCCCACCTCCCGGAGCTGCTGCGGGACCCCCTCGGCCGCGGCGCCGCCCGGACCCTGGGCCTGGAGCTCTTCCGCAGGGACCGCCCCCGGTGGGAGGGGCTACACAGGGGGCGGGGCCTGCCGCTCTGA
- the MFAP4 gene encoding microfibril-associated glycoprotein 4 codes for MSLQSLALLTLQARYELRVELEDFENNSASATYGSFALSPTAISPEEDGYTLHVAGFVDGGAGDSLSYHNGQKFSTFDRDQDLFAQNCAALSSGAWWFRSCHFSNLNGFYLAGPHLSYANGINWAQWKGFYYSLKRSEMKIRRL; via the exons ATGA gcctgcagagcctggccctgctgaccCTCCAGGCCCGTTACGAGCTGCGGGTGGAGCTCGAGGACTTCGAGAACAACTCGGCCTCGGCCACCTACGGCTCCTTCGCGCTGTCGCCGACGGCCATCAGCCCCGAGGAGGACGGCTACACCCTGCACGTGGCCGGCTTCGTCGACGGCGGCGCCG GCGACTCCCTGAGCTACCACAACGGGCAGAAGTTCTCCACCTTCGACCGCGACCAGGACCTGTTCGCCCAGAACTGCGCCGCGCTCTCCTCGGGCGCCTGGTGGTTCCGCAGCTGCCACTTCTCCAACCTCAACGGCTTCTACCTGGCCGGGCCTCACCTGTCCTACGCCAACGGCATCAACTGGGCCCAGTGGAAGGGCTTCTACTACTCCCTCAAGCGCAGCGAGATGAAGATCCGACGGCTCTGA
- the LOC103824971 gene encoding sarcoplasmic/endoplasmic reticulum calcium ATPase 1-like, with protein MAPEWHQSGTGVTKTAPGGTEPRGTRSPQTPPVSPGVSQVSPTGVSVSPGVSHRCVSVTQVSQCIFLTAALGLPEALIPVQLLWVNLVTDGLPATALGFNPPDLDIMDKPPRSPKEPLISGWLFFRYLAIGGYVGAATVGAAAWWFLFAEDGPSVTYHQLTHFMQCSEHNVDFEGLDCDIFESPVPMTMALSVLVTIEMCNALNSLSENQSLARMPPWVNIWLVGSICLSMSLHFVILYIDPLPMIFKLTPLSLTHWLMVIKISFPVILLDEALKFIARNYLEVEEPARKRRK; from the exons ATGGCACCAGAGTGGCACCAGAGTGGCACCGGAGTGACAAAAACGGCCCCAGGTGGCACCGAGCCCCGAGGCACGCGGAGTCCCCAAacccccccggtgtccccaggggtgtcACAGGTGTCACCCACAGGTgtgtcagtgtccccaggtgtgtcacaCAGGTGTGTCAGTGTCACACAGGTGTCCCAATGTATCTTCCTGACGGCGGCGCTGGGCCTGCCCGAGGCGCTGATCCCggtccagctgctctgggtcaATCTGGTCACGGACGGGCTCCCGGCCACCGCGCTGGGCTTCAACCCCCCGGACCTGGACATCATGGACAAACCCCCCCGGAGCCCCAAGGAGCCGCTCATCTCCGGCTGGCTCTTCTTCCGCTACCTGGCCATCGGAG gTTACGTCGGTGCCGCCACGGTGGGCGCGGCCGCCTGGTGGTTCCTCTTCGCCGAGGACGGGCCCAGCGTCACCTACCACCAGCTG ACGCACTTCATGCAGTGCTCGGAGCACAACGTGGACTTCGAGGGCCTGGACTGCGACATCTTCGAGTCCCCGGTGCCGATGACGATGGCGCTGTCGGTGCTGGTCACCATCGAGATGTGCAACGCCCTCAACAG cctgtccGAGAACCAGTCGCTGGCCCGGATGCCACCCTGGGTGAACATCTGGCTGGTGGGCTCCATCTGCCTCTCCATGTCCCTGCACTTCGTCATCCTCTACATCGACCCCCTGCCC aTGATCTTCAAGCTGACGCCGCTGTCGCTGACCCATTGGCTGATGGTCATCAAGATCTCCTTCCCGGTCATCCTGCTGGACGAGGCCCTCAAGTTCATCGCCAGGAACTACCTGGAGG tGGAGGAGCCCGCCCGGAAACGCCGGAAGTGA